Below is a genomic region from Primulina eburnea isolate SZY01 chromosome 9, ASM2296580v1, whole genome shotgun sequence.
GAACTCTTTTTCTCTTCTTATCAACCTGTTTTCGAGTTACTTATTGTAGGAAGAGTTATTGGGACATCAAAGTGATGGGATCTACAATACTCCTCATTTGTTGGCTTCCATGGTTCTCTGTCCTAAATATGGCCCATGCCAGCGATAATTCTCATGACAATAATTGTTTGGTTCATAATTGCAGGGATCAGTATGCTTGCTTTACAAAACTAAGAAGGTGCTTTTTACCGGAGATCATTTAATGGTGACCGAATTTGGATTGTCCATAAGTGAGAGATACAACTGGTTTTCAGGTGCGTTAACTTTCAATACCCTTTTGGTAATTCTACTTTCTTTTTGTTGGATTTGTTATTCAGGAATGGATTTTATTTGTGAATGTGAAAGATTAGAGTTGTCAACTAAATCTCTCTTAAAATTCACTCAACTGTACACCAATATAGGGAGAAAAACTCAAGCCAACTACTAAAGCCAACTCGGTGGATCTGAGTGATTCGTGATTTGACTAATTGTTTTCTCATACATTATTGATTCAGAAAGAAATAAATAATCACCTCCTTTTTTCCCTCTTGGTTATTTTTTGCAGTACCCATACAATTGCAAAGTGTTCAAAAGTTGCTTGAGTTGGAATTTGAATGGATACTGCCAGGTGATTGATTATTCATggttatataatattaataagtTGGAATATTTCCAGGATTATTTTATAAAGACATATCATTCATTAAATTGATTATGCCTTATGTTTTTCAGAACATTAACAGTAACTTTCATTTCCTCGAGTATCATCAGTGGAAGTGGATATAGATGGTTAAAAAATGTAAGCTCGATATAGAGAAAACGAACTGTTCTGAACTCTGATGGGGGAAAATGAAACAATAATAGCTCTTAGAGAATGCTTCAATATCTAAATTTTCATTTGTAACACAAGCTCTAGTTTGCAACCTCTATTTATTGATTTGCTGGCATACAGCACCCTGCTTCCATTTGGGTAAAACTCATCCACAATGTTTTGAAAACAATTGTAGGTCACGGAAGGAGAGCAAGATTTAAAGATGCCGAAGACAAGAATTTGGCTTTGAAAGCTTTCTTGGCTGGCAAAGGAGTGCAAACTTAGACCCCCTTTGGTATTTCCTGTGTCGATATACATATTTCAGATATGTATGTGTGTAGGAGACTGATGAGTGtcgtttttctttttttgatgAAAAGTGTGGTTTTGTTGGTGTGCACAAGTGTTCCTGTAAATATGTTAAGAAATATGAATTTTCATATATAGTGAATTTGTTTGTTTTAACTCTGCAATATGAAATAGGCATTTCAAAGTACCATTTATAACATTTAATTTTGAGTGATAGAGACCAATCTACGTGTTTTTGTTGATTGATTTTTCTGTCTACACCATACTTGCAATTTGGTTTTATTAAGAATTGGAAGGAGATTGCGTAATACAAACTAAGGTGTTCTTGTCGAAGAGAAGACACCTGCACCAGATGACAGACAAAACAAAGAAGTTAAGAAAGAGTTATATTCCTGGTCATTAGCCGTTCTTGTCGTAGTGGCAGTCATAATCTTGGCAATTTCTTGGATTTATCTCCGAAGAAAACATGCAGCAGCTTACAAGATATCTGGGCATAGTAAATTTAGATTGGTCGAGGATTTTGGTCTGCGTGAATTTACCTATGCAAAGCAGATGTTGCCCGAGTAACAAATGATTTAACAGAAGAGCTTGATAAAGGAGCATCAAGCACTGTCCAGAATATTATAAAATTGCTGGAAAGTAGGGGCAGCGAAGAGGCCAGAGAAGGAACTTGAAGATGGAGAGAGAATCCCAAACTGAGAAGATGGTGATTGAGAAGATGTACCATCATAAGCTAGTCCGACTGCTGGTATAGTGCCTCGAGTGGTCTATGAGGCTTCTAAACTTTGAGCATATGAACAATGGATCACTTGGCAGCATGCGACACAAATCATCCACTGCAACATAGAATCTCCAAATTGCTCCAGGGGTGAGAAAGGGTGTGCGAAGATTTCAGATTTTGACCTATCAAATCTCTTGAAACAAGATCTAGTAGTATCCTCACATGCATCAGAGGAACCAAAGGATCAAACACACATGACAAAACTGGCGcaagataaaaaaatattaagcaAGAatctaaatttttgaaaaattataatCTACGATAAATGAATTACTATCATCCTGCATTCCTCTTCAAATTCACCACCTCTACACTGAAGGCATGTCTAATGTGCCTTAGGCGTTTAAAGTACACCGAGTCTTTTCTTGAAGGGAGGCCCCTAGTCTTTTGTCTAGGACTCTTGGGTAAACGGCAGAGCCTTGTCTCTAAGCGCCTGTCTTGTGGCTTTTAATAACTAAGATTGTAAAATTTTGTTATATCTACTGAGGGTGACCAAGACTAATTTCCTCAACCCATATTCGAGGTGACTCAAATACATAGCCATTAAAGTTGTACACGCTGACTCGTGGTTCATAACCTTATATAATTTTCTGCTAAGCAGATGCACTTCTTTCGCATTTATCCCTATATCAAACTCGTTTAAGTCCCACTCTAGCAGAAAGTAAAAGATCTTGACCAAATAGGTACCCTGGCTGTGAAGTTGCTGGCCATGATGCAGTGATACTATATAAGCAGCAAAAACAAGTGAGGTTTGGAGCTCGATACATTATATACAATTTCACATTTTTCCTTGTTTTTTCTTGTTTCTATATCCTTTTTTTCAGAACATGGACTGAAGGCAATTCGTTATTTGTAATTCTATATAATCTGAATCAACTGGCAGCATATTTTTATAGAGGGAgatgatttgcattgagttgaaaCCTTACAACTCCAGAATTGGTTAAAAAGGCATTGTCACCAGCAAATCACAAGAACATCTTTTCAAGCATAATCTAATGAGGATCAAAACTGCAGATGTACAAGGGATAGTTTTTCGTGTGTACTATCGATCTATACATAATTCACAACTACCGTATCTCATAAGTGGCTCTTTAAAACTCCATCTAGAGCATTGAATACGTTATGTAAAGTTACCTCCTCTACAATCACAACCTTGTCCCTCGATTTTGATCCAGATCCTATGGAAACTTGTCTTCTTTTCACCCCAATCACCTGTTCGCGACGAAACACAATTTTGATTCCATGGCATTAATCAATGATGATATGGAAACACTTAACGTGGAAACTAAAGTAAAAATGTTGATACATAATTCCTAAAAGAAGTACAATAAAACTCCATATTTCAACTAACTCAATGAGCCCTGCTTTTGTCACATATTTCAGTAAACAAGAAATCCAAGTTATTGATCAAACCagatattcatgaaaaaaattataaatatattttggtcCCTTTATTAGCACGAATCAAACTGGCTAAAATCGAGTGCTTAATGGAAATTCTCAAAGATAGGCAATTCAACATAAAGCAAGAACTTACTGAACTAATATAATCCAAGAGTGCAGCATTAGCTTCGCCATCTTTCGCCGGTGCATCGATCTGCACTCCTAAAGCCTCGTCATTGAAATCTGATGATTTCATAAAAACAAGTGTTTAAACTTTttcctataaaaaaattaattcaattacAGACTAAGCGGAATAAGTTCAGTAATGATTCATCACCAGTGATGGTGGCGAGTTTGGAACCCGGCTTGGCGTGAATGGTGATGGCGACGGAGGATGGCGAAATAGAGCGTAAGCACGCGGGGTACTTGGCGGCGGCGAGTGGCGGCGACTGAGATGTCTCGCCGGAGATTCCCTTCGATTTGCCTTTCTTACCTGGGCCATTTGGATCCGTGATTTCCAATTGCAAAATGAATCGACTTTGTGTTATAACTCTCACCACtttttctttatatttttaaaatagtaCTTTAATAAGTTATGTTTGTTTTTCTATATCGTCGGCTTGTAAAAGTTATATTTAgtcatgtattttttttttaattgcatTGTAGTTTTATTCTTTCGGAATATTGACATGATATCAAAGACATCATAAACGTTCCAAAATTAACCCAATAACCTATAAGCATCTCAATGTATTTATAAAATCACTTGCAGATTTTGAAGCGAAAAAGAGTCTGGCTCCTGCCAAGGTCATTTTTCCTGaatgataaaaacttgtgtgagacggttttttcacggatcgtatttttgagacatatcttttatttaggtcatccatgaaaaatattattttttatgctagagtattactttttattgtgaatatcagtagggttgatccgtctcacagattaggatccgtaaacggtctcacatgaaacctACTCTTCCtgaatatatgtgtgtgtgtgtgtgtatatatgtgtgtgtaattttttatatatgacAAAAGTTATTTAAATTAGCTCTCCTATGTCTGCCAATTTTTTGTGGTAAATTAACCTTTCCCCATatagtgggtctcatgtgagactgtctcacggatcgtaatctgtgagactgtctcacggatcataatctgtgagacgggtcaaccctatccatattcacaataaaaagtaatattcttagcataaaaagtaatattttttcatgggtgacccaaataaaagatctgtctcacaaatacgacccgtgagaccatctcacatatTTATCCCAACATTTACTCGTgtattattcaaaatataatacaatacaatacacattttcaataattttattCAATATATTGTAAATGTTTTCCTTGGTGAAATTTACTTAACTAATATGATTTGATGTTATTTTATTAACCTagaattttatataatatacatgGAAAATATCGACTATGCGTTCGGAGttacttaaaaaaaataaatatatgtatatataattagagcaagtctcatgtgagaccgtctcacggatcataatctatgagacgggtcaatcctactcatattcacaataaaaaataatatttttagcataaaaagtaatactttttcatgggtgacccaaataagagatccgtctcacaaatacgacccgtgaaaccgtctcacataaatttttgccatATAAATATAACGTAGTAAGGAAAGTAGAAAATTAACAAAGATTTATTAGGCCAGCAGCAGTAGACAACACTGCCACTCGAGCTCCAAGAAAAAAATCCCATTTCCCCACTCCGCCGGGCCGCCTGTTGTAAACCCCTAGCAGAGAAGGGGAACAATCGCCAGCTCTATCGGAAATTAGGGTTAGTTAAATTTTCCAGTCTGCGGTGGCTCATGATGATGTATGTCTTTTAGATTTGAATCATTTGGGTTTTGGTTTACTTTTTAACTTCTGCAATATATTTGTTCCCTTTTCCATTGGTGTTTAGGACGTCTTTCATTGAAGTTAAACGCGGGTTTTTTTGATAAATTTCTGAGCTTTTTTTGCCTTTACTTTGTCTTCTATGTGATTAATgaagaaatttttttgtttaCTTGAATTGGCACTTCGCTGCAtcattttgtttattcttgATCTGATAAGGTTATGAGATGAAAACTTGAGATACTGATTTGCATTTCAAATAGGAGAGGAAACTGAAGAAAGAGTGAATTACTCTGCTCACTTCATGTTCATTTATGGTTTTgatttgttattcattgcaaaTATGTATATCGATAAAAAAAATTGCTTATCTTGACTTGTAGCAGGCTCTTCTGTAAACATTCCAAGAAGCAATGTTGGCTGTCAAAACGACCCTCCCTCTCAAGTCTCCTCATTTTTTCTTCTCTGAGAATTCTAATGGTTCTGCTCTCCTGTTCCACAACTCGGTTCCTGTCAATAAATTTGATACCATTAAGAGATGTCCACGCATCAAATCATCGGCACAGTCAATAATAGCACCGGAGATTCTAAAAGATTCCACCTCTGCGCAAATCCGAGTCGAGATTTTATCTGAAGCATTGCCGTACATTCAAAAATTCCGGGGCAAAACTATTGTCGTAAAGTATGGGGGAGCAGCAATGACATCCGAGTCCCTTCAGGCATCTGTCATTGCTGATATTGTGCTCCTTTCTTGTGTCGGCATTCGAATAGTCTTTGTACATGGAGGCGGGCCTGAGATTAACCAATGGCTTGGCAAACTAGGCATAAAACCAAACTTTCTCAATGGCCTCCGTGTCACTGATGCATCCACCATGGAAATTGTTTCAATGGTTTTGATTGGTAAAGTGAATAAAAATCTTGTGGCGCTGATTAACAAAGCCGGTGGCACTGCCGTTGGGTTATCAGGGATAGATGGCCGACTTTTAACTGCTCGGCCATCTCCCAACGCGTCACAGCTCGGGTTTGTAGGGGACATAGCTAGTATTGATCCAACTTCTCTCCGATCACTTGTCGAAAATAACCATATCCCAGTGATTGCCTCTGTGGCAGCTGATGTGACAGGACAGCCATATAATATTAACGCTGACACAGCTGCTGGAGAATTGGCAGCAGCTTTGTCTGCCGAGAAGTTGATACTGTTGACTGATGTCGCTGGAATATTAGAAAATCGGGATGATCCCGGGAGTTTGGTCAAGGAAGTTGACATTAAAGGGGTGAAGAAGATGATGGAAGATGGCAAGATTGTGGGTGGGATGATCCCCAAGGTTAGTTGT
It encodes:
- the LOC140840901 gene encoding uncharacterized protein produces the protein MTLAGARLFFASKSAKKVVRVITQSRFILQLEITDPNGPGKKGKSKGISGETSQSPPLAAAKYPACLRSISPSSVAITIHAKPGSKLATITDFNDEALGVQIDAPAKDGEANAALLDYISSVIGVKRRQVSIGSGSKSRDKVVIVEEYHCIMASNFTARVPIWSRSFTFC
- the LOC140841727 gene encoding acetylglutamate kinase, chloroplastic — translated: MLAVKTTLPLKSPHFFFSENSNGSALLFHNSVPVNKFDTIKRCPRIKSSAQSIIAPEILKDSTSAQIRVEILSEALPYIQKFRGKTIVVKYGGAAMTSESLQASVIADIVLLSCVGIRIVFVHGGGPEINQWLGKLGIKPNFLNGLRVTDASTMEIVSMVLIGKVNKNLVALINKAGGTAVGLSGIDGRLLTARPSPNASQLGFVGDIASIDPTSLRSLVENNHIPVIASVAADVTGQPYNINADTAAGELAAALSAEKLILLTDVAGILENRDDPGSLVKEVDIKGVKKMMEDGKIVGGMIPKVSCCVRSLAQGVRTASIIDGRLKHSLLLEILTGEGAGTMITG